The following proteins come from a genomic window of Thermodesulfobacteriota bacterium:
- a CDS encoding phosphoadenylyl-sulfate reductase has translation MVVDVTDKALLEKLNSMEAEELIRWAFDEFGERAAIGTSFQLSGSVMVDMAAGGGKKFRVFTVDTGRLHPETCRAIADAEERYGIKVERFLPDERRVKEMVDSFGEYLFFTDRAGQEFCCNVRKVEPNRRALATLDVWITGLRRDQSKYRREVEKAAFVREGDRDILKLCPLASWDMERVWKYVREKGLPYNKLFDKGYDSVGCVICSTPLLKGEEPRSGRWRWFNEDDDKKECGIHFPGENDKTEKGGSE, from the coding sequence ATGGTTGTAGACGTAACGGATAAGGCGCTCCTCGAAAAGCTTAACTCGATGGAGGCCGAAGAGCTCATACGGTGGGCCTTCGACGAGTTCGGCGAGAGGGCGGCCATAGGGACGAGCTTCCAGCTCTCGGGCTCGGTCATGGTGGATATGGCCGCCGGGGGCGGGAAGAAGTTCAGGGTCTTCACCGTCGATACCGGAAGGCTGCACCCGGAGACCTGCCGGGCCATAGCCGACGCCGAGGAGCGCTACGGCATCAAGGTCGAGAGGTTCCTGCCCGACGAGCGGCGGGTGAAGGAGATGGTGGACTCTTTCGGCGAGTATCTCTTCTTTACGGACAGGGCCGGGCAGGAGTTCTGCTGCAACGTCAGGAAGGTCGAGCCCAACAGGCGCGCGCTCGCCACTCTCGACGTCTGGATAACCGGGCTCAGGAGAGACCAGTCGAAGTACAGGCGGGAGGTGGAGAAGGCCGCTTTCGTAAGAGAGGGCGACAGGGACATACTGAAACTCTGCCCGCTCGCCAGCTGGGACATGGAGAGGGTCTGGAAGTACGTAAGGGAAAAGGGGCTCCCATATAATAAGCTCTTCGACAAGGGCTACGACAGCGTGGGCTGCGTTATATGCTCGACCCCGCTTCTTAAGGGCGAGGAGCCGAGGTCGGGGAGGTGGCGCTGGTTTAACGAGGACGACGATAAGAAGGAGTGCGGGATACACTTCCCGGGAGAAAACGATAAAACCGAAAAAGGAGGCAGTGAATGA